A genome region from Erigeron canadensis isolate Cc75 chromosome 3, C_canadensis_v1, whole genome shotgun sequence includes the following:
- the LOC122592132 gene encoding uncharacterized protein LOC122592132 — protein MPSDPVEVREMDSLTSLIGGLTIENKPDRWAWLGGADNTLTVRNVKDFLLGDKDFSDRYVFDWINWVPKKCNVFMWRATMDRIPTMVALRARNCFALDPVCVLCGEEEETVEHLFCKCETAARVWHFISKWCNTAPFFIFDIKDLLEFQDTSRKNKIEKDVLKSLIIISCWCIWKARNELKFENIKVSTMKIIQNIRLLGFLWFRSKTKHRGISWSNWCNFVLM, from the coding sequence ATGCCTTCCGACCCGGTTGAAGTTCGCGAGATGGATAGCCTCACCAGTTTGATCGGTGGGTTAACAATAGAAAACAAACCGGACAGGTGGGCTTGGCTGGGAGGAGCTGATAACACCTTAACTGTTCGGAATGTAAAAGACTTCCTTCTTGGCGACAAGGATTTCAGTGACAGGTATGTTTTTGATTGGATTAATTGGGTTCCTAAGAAATGTAATGTGTTTATGTGGAGAGCGACAATGGATCGTATACCTACTATGGTTGCGTTGCGGGCTCGTAACTGTTTTGCTTTGGATCCGGTCTGTGTGCTTTGtggggaagaagaagaaacagtAGAACATcttttttgcaagtgtgagacgGCTGCTAGAGTTTGGCAtttcataagtaaatggtgtAATACTgcaccatttttcattttcgaCATAAAAGATTTATTGGAGTTTCAGGATACATCGAGGAAgaataaaatagaaaaggacGTTCTGAAGAGTTTGATCATAATCAGCTGCTGGTGTATTTGGAAAGCGAGAAACGAGTTGAAATTTGAGAACATTAAAGTGAGCACCAtgaaaatcattcaaaatattagaTTACTCGGTTTTTTGTGGTTTAGAAGTAAAACGAAACATAGAGGTATTTCTTGGAGTAATTGGTGTAATTTTGTACTCATGTAA